A single window of Salminus brasiliensis chromosome 18, fSalBra1.hap2, whole genome shotgun sequence DNA harbors:
- the fgf1b gene encoding fibroblast growth factor 1b has protein sequence MLDTLGLLSQGGWTGPDTAQSGPADTMTEGHVTVLSLEQNQPGSSPLKRLYCKNGGHHLRVLPNGVVDSSRQHNDVYTVLKVKAVSAGVVAIKGHETGRFLAMDKSGKLYAASTLNDECYFIEKLEENHYNTYRSHKYQQLGNWYVGIKKSGQTKSGLKTHRGQNAVYFLPIPVQ, from the exons ATGCTAGACACGCTGGGACTTTTGTCACAG GGAGGCTGGACGGGGCCGGACACAGCTCAGTCCGGACCAGCAGACACGATGACGGAGGGCCACGTTACCGTTCTCAGCCTGGAGCAGAACCAGCCTGGGTCCAGCCCGCTTAAGAGACTCTACTGTAAGAACGGGGGGCATCACCTGAGGGTCCTGCCCAACGGAGTGGTGGACAGCAGCAGGCAGCACAACGACGTGTATa CTGTTCTGAAGGTGAAGGCAGTGAGCGCGGGTGTGGTGGCCATCAAAGGGCACGAGACCGGACGTTTCCTGGCCATGGACAAAAGTGGGAAACTTTACGCTGCT TCCACGCTGAACGATGAGTGCTACTTCATtgagaagctggaggagaacCACTACAACACGTACAGGTCACACAAATATCAGCAGCTCGGCAACTGGTATGTGGGCATCAAGAAAAGCGGGCAAACGAAGAGCGGCCTCAAGACCCACAGAGGCCAGAACGCTGTGTACTTCTTGCCCATCCCAGTCCAGTGA